The proteins below are encoded in one region of Aspergillus nidulans FGSC A4 chromosome III:
- a CDS encoding uncharacterized protein (transcript_id=CADANIAT00005758), with the protein MILPARGAREQQERQAMPVPINERWKRWDRVWEPSGEQVVKGKSEKRIVRQDLEEQEHGRGRKKNLEVVSAYQARTSRTQERVCCPTVFAILLATSSYHLG; encoded by the exons ATGATCCTCCCGGCCAGAGGAGCGAGAGAACAGCAGGAGCGCCAGGCAATGCCGGTCCCAATAAACGAGCGATGGAAACGATGGGATAGGGTATGGGAGCCGAGCGGGGAGCAGGTGGTGAAGGGAAAATCAGAGAAGAGGATAGTGAGACAAGActtggaagagcaggagcatGGAAgaggcaggaagaagaaccttgAAGTCGTCTCTGCATACCAAGCCCGTACTAGCCGTACACAGGAGCGGGTCTGTTGTCCCACTGTATTTGCTATACTCCTCG CTACATCCTCATACCACCTTGGCTGA
- a CDS encoding uncharacterized protein (transcript_id=CADANIAT00005759), translating into MNNHFVPLLALLAWTTLWISVDSSSSLTYCSSVNTGTGSANFSIYQSNGNCEDHCSDSAFAILLDKNCWCSDVAPNEDDNVDTSKCDDNCPGYPDDSCGNAGDSLYAYIQLGSPSSTASASSTKSTTSSTSTTSSKTSTTSDTTTTTHSSITETQTHGGVVTTITVDSSSATSAADSNASTEDSDSDSGLSGGSIAGIVVGVLGGVALIVAAVIFFLAKRRQSDPSNYTGGIDGRQSKGSQMSYANLGDNHSHTLSNGSSIPARLPTFTDNRLNTGAMLRRDSDISLQDNEDYSRPVLRLTNPD; encoded by the exons ATGAATAACCACTTCGTGCCCTTGCTCGCTCTGCTAGCATGGACAACACTATGGATATCCGTGGACAGTTCCAGTTCCCTCACATATTGCTCTAGTGTCAATACCGGGACGGGCTCCGCTA ACTTTTCCATTTATCAGTCAAATGGTAACTGCGAGGATCATTGCAGCGACAGCGCTTTCGCGATTCTGTTAGACAAGAACTGCTGGTGCTCTGATGTTGCCCCCAACGAGGACGACAACGTTGACACTTCAAAATGTGACGATAACTGCCCTGGGTATCCGGACGATTCATGCGGAAACGCGGGCGACAGTTTGTACGCCTACATCCAGCTCGGGAGTCCGTCATCAACAGCGAGCGCGTCGTCGACAAAATCGACAACCTCGTCAACGTCAACCACAAGCTCCAAG ACCTCTACAACATCCGACACCACGACTACTACCCATTCAAGTATCACTGAGACCCAAACTCACGGTGGTGTGGTGACTACTATAACGGTAGACAGTTCCAGCGCAACATCTGCAGCGGATTCGAACGCCAGTACAGAGGACAGTGACAGCGACTCCGGCCTCAGCGGCGGGTCTATTGCGGGAATCGTCGTTGGAGTTTTGGGTGGTGTTGCCTTAATAGTGGCTgctgtcatcttcttcctcgcaaAGCGTCGCCAGAGCGACCCGAGCAACTACACTGGTGGCATTGACGGCAGACAAAGCAAAGGCTCCCAGATGAGCTACGCCAACCTTGGAGACAATCATAGCCACACCTTGTCCAACGGATCTTCCATACCAGCGCGCCTGCCCACTTTTACAGATAACCGCCTGAACACGGGCGCAATGTTGCGTCGGGATAGCGACATATCCCTTCAAGATAACGAAGACTATTCACGGCCAGTTCTTCGA CTCACCAATCCCGACTAG
- a CDS encoding heme-dependent oxidative N-demethylase family protein (transcript_id=CADANIAT00005760) has translation MDIHTGLVFLALVGFCFLFSHSAPQLLARLRGCKTAARTSQTPPRALSPSFSADDKSKTATQSANPATTLPPQLRHVLSTLSLPGDDEYKYKEIPEKEVLRCPLPMTQDYRKCQEERYTPTGFSVAEVKALGDFPDYAALSGVPLPRAYGEKFDVDKALARPYRPFRWAYHQTMSLTKMETDWWLELENTYKERIAQRKALFAKHGGGVLAALPGSELACKELMEMALQFYCARYPQYFSLIDRRIFKNRILGTEQDVRLKPPLEILMNNVPEDFGIMMRDDNTGNYFLRAAVICSSMGWNVASKLGLRLDHIHATIPDYKEKMEFSMNRFFTKMPADKPIQRGSWGLEVGQPLHTPPGDPHEKIRESQDPKLRLENCYLRTDWQTLRRLPLSAAIVFNFKALFTPITEFRDESCVPALVAKILREGKKNIMEYKGTWHVEHLVLPNLDIWAREQEENGLAPKNWEVATLDESPWFKGWEEKWHRQQGF, from the exons ATGGATATTCATACGGGCTTAGTATTCCTCGCTCTCGTAGGcttctgtttcctcttctcccactcTGCcccccagcttcttgcccGCCTGCGCGGCTGCAAAACAGCAGCTCGCACGAGCCAAACACCTCCGCGCGCTCTCTCACCCAGCTTCAGCGCCGATGATAAATCAAAAACAGCAACACAGTCAGCAAACCCCGCGACTACTCTTCCACCGCAGCTCCGCCATGTCCTGTCGACCCTCAGTCTTCCCGGCGACGACGAATACAAATACAAGGAAATTCCTGAAAAAGAGGTCCTGCGTTGCCCCTTGCCCATGACGCAGGACTACCGCAAATGCCAAGAGGAACGGTACACGCCGACTGGGTTTTCGGTTGCCGAAGTCAAGGCGCTGGGCGACTTCCCCGATTATGCGGCGCTGAGTGGGGTGCCGCTGCCGAGGGCTTACGGGGAAAAGTTTGACGTTGACAAGGCGCTGGCGAGACCGTACCGGCCGTTCCGGTGGGCGTATCATCAGACGATGT CACTAACGAAGATGGAGACTGATTGGTGGCTTGAGCTGGAAAACACGTACAAAGAGCGGATTGCACAGCGCAAGGCGCTGTTTGCGAAACATGGAGGTGGTGTTTTGGCTGCCCTGCCTGGTTCGGAACTCGCCTGCAAGGAGCTTATGGAGATGGCACTGCAGTTTTACTGCGCCCGGTATCCGCAGTATTTCTCGTTGATTGACAGGCGGATTTTCAAAAACAGGATCCTCGGTACGGAGCAGGATGTTAGATTGAAGCCGCCCCTGGAAATTCTTATGAATAATGTTCCAGAGGACTTTGGGATCATGATGCGCGATGATAACACAGGCAATTACTTTTTGCGCGCGGCCGTAATTTGTTCTTCGATGGGGTGGAATGTCGCGAGTAAGCTTGGGCTCAGGCTTGATCACATTCACGCCACCATACCTGACTATAAAGAAAAGATGGAGTTTTCTATGAACCG ATTTTTTACCAAAATGCCGGCCGACAAGCCCATACAACGAGGATCATGGGGACTAGAAGTTGGACAGCCTCTGCACACGCCACCTGGAGACCCCCATGAGAAAATTCGCGAGTCCCAGGACCCCAAGTTACGCCTGGAGAATTGCTACCTTCGAACCGACTGGCAGACTCTTCGCCGCCTGCCCCTTTCCGCAGCTATTGTCTTCAACTTCAAAGCACTTTTCACGCCCATAACAGAGTTCCGTGACGAGTCTTGCGTTCCGGCGCTCGTGGCAAAGATTCTGcgggaaggaaagaaaaacataATGGAGTACAAGGGTACATGGCACGTTGAGCATCTCGTACTTCCGAATCTTGACATTTGGGCtcgagagcaagaggagAATGGCCTTGCTCCAAAAAACTGGGAGGTGGCTACATTGGATGAGAGCCCATGGTTCAAAGGCTGGGAAGAAAAGTGGCATCGCCAGCAAGGGTTTTAG
- a CDS encoding PRP38 family protein (transcript_id=CADANIAT00005761) gives MASHRADASTLLDNRGYSGPLVRGLNPAMLFEKAVRDRITESYYWKEQCFGLNAATLCDRAVELTFIGGTYGVSEKASPFLCLAFKLLQINPDRDIIMEYLNFSDPENETDGADEDTTAEDRAQRSVVKHRGDFKYLRALAAFYVRLTWEPVEIYKTLEPLLLDYRKLKRRVRDSFVLTYMDQFVDDLLTKDRMCGTSLWKLPSRQQLEDLDLLEVRISPLQDELDEMDRSDDENGHASDARSHGGRSDD, from the coding sequence ATGGCCTCCCACCGTGCAGATGCCAGCACTCTTCTGGACAACCGGGGCTACTCCGGACCCCTCGTACGCGGCCTTAATCCCGCGATGCTTTTCGAGAAGGCAGTCCGCGACAGAATCACAGAGTCTTACTACTGGAAAGAGCAATGTTTCGGGTTGAACGCTGCAACTCTCTGTGACCGCGCAGTTGAGTTGACTTTTATTGGCGGAACTTATGGTGTCTCCGAGAAGGCTTCGCCATTCCTTTGCCTCGCcttcaagcttcttcaaatcAACCCTGATCGAGACATTATCATGGAGTACCTGAACTTCAGCGACCCTGAAAATGAGACGGACGGTGCAGATGAGGATACAACTGCGGAGGACCGTGCGCAGCGCAGCGTGGTCAAACATCGCGGAGACTTTAAATACCTCCGCGCCCTTGCGGCCTTCTACGTACGGTTAACCTGGGAACCAGTCGAGATCTACAAAACGCTGGAACCACTTCTTCTTGACTACCGGAAGTTGAAGCGGAGAGTACGTGACTCATTTGTTCTGACGTACATGGATCAGTTCGTCGATGATCTGTTGACGAAGGATCGTATGTGTGGTACCAGTCTATGGAAATTGCCATCCCGGCAGCAATTGGAAGATCTCGATCTGCTGGAAGTCCGGATAAGCCCACTCCAGGATGAACTGGATGAGATGGACAGAAGCGATGATGAGAATGGGCACGCGAGTGACGCTCGCTCCCATGGGGGCCGATCTGACGACTGA
- a CDS encoding uncharacterized protein (transcript_id=CADANIAT00005762), which translates to MVLLTHSTVSVILSTGVVSIFTFLLFLSGYALQQQSVRTIQHVIRPPEHPKVYKRSQDPQSNFDLGAELEETPQVQTKITPGAEGNYAYLQLLSDPDPSNICSAILFFKQLSTNESAIHDRLFMYPSYWDTMTLSKPVSVALSLLRAASLKYDIWLLPIDMSAATSAGYTATDTKLLRLGQIQFMQYDGVLYLQTPGLLLDSAKLDSMLLSRPLPLRHDKSRVESYNNEAWIPMPLRAERDANLPPVYLVTVNSIENGNIEARGHIPNLALEGFGRIVTGPWGVLAESDTSPDPAKQPGYVWFERDNEGNAKWEKNPLFGSWRAQQHEICEGLDFDVR; encoded by the coding sequence ATGGTGCTTTTGACGCATTCCACAGTCTCTGTCATTTTATCAACCGGCGTGGTGTCGATCTTTACCTTCTTATTATTTCTATCTGGATATgcgcttcagcagcaatCTGTTCGAACCATCCAGCATGTCATTCGACCTCCGGAGCATCCAAAAGTATACAAACGAAGTCAAGACCCTCAGTCTAATTTCGACCTCGGGGCAGAACTAGAAGAAACGCCTCAAGTGCAGACTAAGATAACACCTGGAGCGGAAGGCAACTATGCCTACCTGCAACTCCTGTCCGATCCTGATCCCTCCAACATCTGCTCCGCCATCCTATTCTTCAAACAACTGTCTACGAATGAAAGCGCGATCCACGACCGCCTCTTCATGTACCCATCATATTGGGATACCATGACTCTTTCCAAACCAGTTTCAGTAGCTCTATCTCTTCTCAGAGCCGCCAGTCTCAAATACGACATATGGCTCTTACCTATAGACATGTCGGCTGCTACATCGGCTGGCTACACGGCGACAGATACAAAACTACTTCGCTTAGGCCAGATCCAGTTCATGCAGTATGACGGCGTGCTCTACCTTCAGACACCTGGACTACTTCTCGACTCAGCCAAGTTGGACTCCATGCTTCtctctcgtcctcttcctctacGGCATGACAAGAGCAGGGTCGAATCATACAACAATGAGGCGTGGATCCCTATGCCTCTGCGCGCGGAGCGAGACGCAAATCTTCCTCCCGTGTACCTTGTTACCGTGAACAGTATCGAGAATGGCAACATTGAAGCCCGCGGTCACATCCCCAATCTGGCATTGGAAGGATTCGGGCGGATTGTCACTGGACCTTGGGGCGTTTTGGCTGAGTCGGATACTAGCCCTGACCCTGCGAAGCAGCCTGGGTATGTATGGTTTGAACGAGATAACGAAGGTAACGCGAAATGGGAAAAGAATCCATTGTTTGGCTCCTGGAGAGCACAACAACATGAGATATGCGAGGGGCTGGACTTTGATGTGCGCTAG
- a CDS encoding protein acdX (transcript_id=CADANIAT00005763): MASIVEDEDDRDIAGSQDGSSDNDMDDTLRDADEGGGDNEPDMDADGDADDQDADSASNASHASESAEVATQQNQETTMTPVPDNATTDLTSVFHPSVRPECLTASSYDIVPTTAAPHSTSINAITATADMRWVFSGGSDGYVRKFNWVDSINSKLMLTVAQRHPFVDSVIKAGVLMTYWENMDGNALSPVYSLACQSEGLWLLSGLESGSIRLQSIRHDEGKEIALLQQHTSAVSVLSLTSDEKSLLSGSWDKRIYDWDLNTGQTRRVFGSSAGQISAIELRPESSLPVPRDTTEIQQPNGTFSSNNQASGGNSFSYMDTTNDQGDNDAVNPQAGSPADSLFGGADSLFGDADGTAGDGLGTATNSFGIDDDDEFGKALTNGVAPDADAAGEPDTVQQKNLFDSKDPSNDAPGVDSNTLVPNQPLDSHSTDAVNNQSQPLVNGLPHAEELEPPSQSQEHTQSTPTEASNDNDNTFLAASIDGTIRVWDRRQPSAIARITPRNSPPWCMNACWSPDGNYIYAGRRNGTVEEYSLHKGLREPERTFKFPQGSGPVTALKAMPNGRHLLCASHDILRLYDLKHEQATRHSTVPFLIIPGHRTGTVSQLYVDQACRFLVSTSGNRGWEGSTTEVLLGYEIGVPVVR; this comes from the exons ATGGCTTCAATtgtggaggacgaagacgatcGAGACATTGCAG GCTCACAAGATGGAAGCTCGGATAACGACATGGATGATACACTCAGAGATGCGGACGAGGGCGGGGGCGACAATGAACCTGATATGGACGCGGATGGCGATGCAGACGACCAGGATGCGGACAGCGCGTCCAATGCGAGCCATGCTTCTGAAAGCGCCGAAGTAGCAACGCAACAGAACCAGGAGACTACAATGACTCCGGTTCCCGACAATGCGACGACCGACCTAACCTCCGTTTTCCATCCGAGCGTGCGTCCCGAATGCCTGACAGCTTCCAGCTACGATATAGTCCCCACGACCGCTGCGCCGCACAGTACCTCGATTAACGCCATAACAGCGACCGCAGATATGCGGTGGGTGTTTAGTGGTGGCTCCGATGGATATGTGCGGAAATTCAACTGGGTGGACTCTATCAACAGTAAGCTTATGTTGACTGTTGCGCAAAGGCATCCGTTCGTCGACAGCGTGATAAAGGCGGGCGTTCTGATGACATACTGGGAGAACATGGATGGAAATGCTTTATCGCCAGTCTATTCGCTGGCCTGTCAAAGCGAAGGGCTCTGGCTGTTATCTGGCTTGGAATCCGGGAGCATTCGACTACAGTCTATACGGCACGACGAAGGCAAAGAGATTGCCCTGTTACAGCAGCATACCTCAGCAGTCTCGGTGCTTTCTCTAACGTCTGATGAGAAATCATTACTTTCCGGTAGCTGGGATAAGCGAATATATGATTGGGACCTCAATACAGGACAAACCAGACGCGTTTTCGGATCCAGCGCCGGTCAGATCTCGGCAATTGAGCTACGCCCTGAGTCCAGCTTGCCAGTCCCCAGAGACACAACTGAGATTCAGCAACCTAATGGAACTTTCTCATCCAACAATCAGGCGAGCGGAGGTAATAGCTTCAGCTATATGGACACAACGAATGATCAGGGCGACAACGACGCGGTGAACCCGCAGGCCGGATCACCAGCAGACTCGCTCTTTGGAGGAGCTGATTCTTTGTTCGGCGATGCAGACGGCACAGCTGGCGATGGACTGGGCACAGCAACCAATTCGTTTGGCAtagatgacgacgatgagtTCGGCAAAGCTCTTACCAACGGTGTCGCTCCTGACGCTGATGCCGCTGGCGAACCAGACACAGTGCAGCAAAAAAATCTCTTTGACTCCAAAGATCCTTCCAATGATGCCCCCGGCGTCGATTCAAACACACTTGTACCCAACCAACCGCTAGATTCTCACTCAACGGACGCAGTAAATAACCAATCCCAACCATTAGTTAACGGCCTTCCCCACGCTGAAGAACTAGAACCGCCTTCACAGAGCCAAGAACACACTCAATCAACGCCGACAGAGGCAAGCAATGACAACGATAATACCTTCCTCGCTGCATCAATAGACGGTACTATTAGGGTGTGGGACAGACGGCAGCCATCCGCCATCGCCCGCATCACTCCCCGCAATTCTCCGCCTTGGTGCATGAACGCCTGCTGGTCCCCAGACGGGAATTACATCTACGCCGGTCGCCGCAACGGTACGGTAGAAGAATATAGTCTTCACAAGGGTCTCCGTGAGCCAGAACGGACCTTCAAGTTTCCGCAGGGAAGTGGACCTGTGACGGCTCTCAAGGCAATGCCTAATGGTCGGCATCTCCTTTG CGCATCCCATGATATCCTCCGTCTATACGATCTTAAGCACGAACAGGCAACCCGCCACTCAACCGTTCCTTTCCTCATCATTCCTGGTCACCGCACCGGGACAGTCTCGCAGCTATATGTCGATCAAGCGTGTCGGTTCCTTGTCTCAACTAGTGGTAACAGAGGGTGGGAAGGTAGCACGACGGAAGTGCTGCTGGGATATGAGATTGGTGTTCCTGTTGTTAGGTAG
- a CDS encoding putative DEAD box helicase involved in nonsense mediated decay (transcript_id=CADANIAT00005764) — translation MDNGGDEAGVLRSLETCYDGPSKLRHERFPLSEHICCLKPHVDAPDYVKTHPVVELDSAISDSSKSALEQMLTKKLAIRQGSPGTGKTYVFVLALKIMLSNMKPDDPPIIVASQTNHALDQILTHISHFERQYIRLGARIGTLGHAFKTSKRLFNAISEILQPSTLFKQYGLLKAKQYESLEKGAKRWANTEGEQDEADPIVAWLGDQAVPFQVRCTNEDFGFAGDESDLEALVSSMKPRIVLIEEAAEAIEGPLAAACLDSLQQLILVGDHQQLRGHCSVQDLEGDPFYLEISMFERLVKNGLKYVTLQRQRRMVPEIRQLLTPIYGTLQDHESVYEREEAPGMGSNQLPLTCVKHKLRRFVKVPTDWKNTNGGCAQACGEKLNCGHPCLLTCDSLSHSGSDATKYATGRCSASISAKHLVQALIPAIVIVGKVAAENPRVPLMDNIRDCKQQDKIKKFQEHDAILEQLAELQRQKEELKRAFQPLEAHVPDTNGHSAISSVAPQLKAEPMNQVKPKVQQPGEIDLIEL, via the exons ATGGATAATGGTGGAGACGAAGCAGGGGTACTACGAAGCCTCGAGACATGTTATGACGGCCCTTCAAAACTGAGGCATGAACG CTTTCCACTATCCGAGCATATATGCTGTCTCAAGCCCCATGTTGACGCTCCTGACTATGTAAAAACCCATCCCGTTGTTGAATTGGATTCCGCCATCAGTGACTCCAGCAAGAGTG CTCTGGAGCAAATGCTCACGAAGAAACTTGCTATTCGTCAAGGCTCCCCAGGAACTGGTAAAACTTACGTCTTCGTTCTTGCTCTGAAAATTATGCTCTCCAATATGAAGCCGGATGACCCGCCTATCATTGTCGCGTCTCAGACAAACCATGCCCTTGACCAGATATTGACCCATATTTCTCATTTTGAGAGACAGTACATTCGCCTGGGGGCTAGGA TTGGTACGCTCGGGCATGCCTTCAAGACCAGTAAAAGGTTATTCAATGCCATTTCGGAAATATTGCAGCCGTCCACACTCTTCAAGCAGTACGGCCTTTTGAAAGCGAAGCAGTATGAGAGCCTTGAAAAAGGGGCTAAACGCTGGGCGAATACTGAGGGAGAACAGGATGAAGCTGACCCTATAGTAGCCTGGCTTGGAGACCAAGCAGTACCTTTCCAGGTCAGGTGCACTAACGAGGATTTTGGTTTTGCTGGAGATGAGTCGGATCTGGA AGCTCTCGTTTCAAGTATGAAGCCCCGAATTGTTCTGATCGAAGAAGCGGCAGAGGCAATTGAGGGTCCCTTAGCTGCGGCATGCTTGGACTCCCTCCAACAACTGATCCTTGTGGGCGACCATCAACAGCTTCGTGGACACTGTTCGGTGCAGGACCTTGAAGGGGACCCGTTCTACCTCGAAATCTCGATGTTCGAACGCCTCGTGAAGAATGGATTAAAATATGTTACCCTTCAACGCCAGCGCAGAATGGTGCCGGAGATTCGCCAGTTGTTGACACCCATATATGGGACACTACAAGATCACGAAAGTGTCTACGAACGCGAAGAAGCGCCGGGGATGGGAA GCAATCAACTACCATTGACTTGCGTTAAGCACAAGCTCAGACGATTCGTCAAAG TCCCAACCGACTGGAAGAATACGAACGGTGGTTGCGCGCAAGCATGCGGCGAAAAGCTCAATTGCGGCCACCCGTGCCTCTTAACCTGCGATAG CCTCTCCCATTCAGGGTCAGATGCGACCAAATATGCAACCGGAAGATGTTCTGCAAGCATATCTGCGAAACACCTTGTGCAAGCACTCATACCTGCTATTGTGATTGTGGGGAAAGT CGCAGCGGAGAATCCAAGGGTCCCGTTGATGGACAACATACGGGACTGCAAGCAGCAAGATAAAATCAAGAAGTTCCAGGAGCATGACGCAATTCTCGAGCAATTGGCAGAGTTGCAACGGCAGAAAGAGGAGCTGAAACGGGCCTTTCAACCCCTAGAAGCTCACGTACCTGATACAAATGGGCACAGCGCAATCAGTTCAGTTGCGCCACAACTGAAGGCAGAACCCATGAATCAGGTTAAGCCGAAAGTGCAGCAACCTGGAGAGATAGATCTGATAGAGCTCTAG
- the mpkC gene encoding mitogen-activated protein kinase mpkC (transcript_id=CADANIAT00005765) yields MAEFIRSDILGTTFETTSRYANLQPVGLGTAGVVCSAYDLISEQVVAIKKMMKPFHSTSVAKRTYREVKLLRHLRHDNLINMSDIFISPLEDVYLVTELLGTDLHRLLNGKPLESKFAQYFTYQILRGLKYIHSAGVIHRDLKPGNLLINENCDLKICDFGLARVQEPQMTGYVSTRYYRAPEIMLTWQRYGSKVDLWSVGCILAEMLLGRPLFPGTDHINQFWLITDLLGNPPDEVIDRITTNNVRNPAPDLQPSNHLEPANGNRRIDSSGALNLLDNLLVFDPDRRISAEQGLMHPWMAPYHDPTDEPVATEQFDWSFNDADLPLDTWKIMMYVHHCSDVVSFTL; encoded by the exons ATGGCCGAGTTCATTCGCTCTGATATCTTGGGAACCACCTTTGAGACCACCAGCAG ATATGCGAACTTGCAGCCCGTTGGCCTCGGCACTGCAGGAGTTGTATG TTCCGCTTACGACTTGATCTCGGAACAAGTGGTTgcgatcaagaagatgatgaagccattTCACAGCACTTCGGTTGCGAAGCGGACATATCGAGAAGTGAAACTTCTGAGGCATCTTCGACATGATAAT CTGATCAATATGAGCGATATCTTCATCTCGCCACTAGAAGATGT GTATCTTGTCACCGAACTCTTAGGGACAGATCTGCACAGACTGCTCAACGGAAAGCCACTCGAAAGCAAATTTGCCCAGTACTTCACCTATCAAATCCTG CGCGGACTGAAATACATACACTCAGCAGGCGTAATCCACCGAGACCTCAAACCGGgaaatctcctcatcaatgAGAACTGTGATCTTAAGATCTGCGATTTTGGGCTGGCCCGTGTCCAGGAGCCGCAGATGACTGGTTATGTTTCAACAAGATACTACCGCGCGCCGGAGATCATGCTGACATGGCAACGGTATGGGAGCAAGGTTGATCTGTGGAGTGTGGGCTGTATTCTTGCGGAGATGTTGCTGGGCCGGCCGCTGTTTCCGGGCACTGACCACATTAACCAGTTCTGGCTGATTACAGACCTGCTAGGAAATCCGCCGGACGAGGTGATTGACCGGATAACAACGAATAATGTACGTAACCCCGCCCCGGATCTTCAACCCTCCAACCATCTGGAGCCCGCTAACGGAAATCGCCGGATAGACTCGTCGGGTG CACTAAACCTTCTCGACAACCTCCTCGTCtttgaccctgaccgacGTATCTCCGCCGAGCAGGGGCTCATGCACCCTTGGATGGCCCCCTATCACGATCCCACAGATGAACCCGTCGCAACTGAGCAATTCGACTGGTCTTTTAATGACGCTGATCTACCTTTGGATACGTGGAAAATTATGATGTACGTTCACCACTGTTCGGATGTAGTTTCTTTCACGCTGTAA
- the aspA gene encoding septin aspA (transcript_id=CADANIAT00005766) gives MSSAYNPIKLRRKKNVKKGIQFCLMVCGASGTGRTTFVNTLCGKQVLQGKDADDATNAHLEEGVRIKPVTVELELDDEGTRISLTIVDTPGFGDQIDNEASFGEIVGYLERQYDDILAEESRIKRNPRFRDNRVHVLLYFITPTGHGLRELDIELMKRLSPRVNVIPVIGKADSLTPAELAESKKLIMEDIEHYRIPVYNFPYDIEEDDEDTVEENAELRGLMPFAIVGSDDFVEIDGRKVRARQYPWGVVEVENPRHSDFLAIRSALLHSHLADLKEITHDFLYENYRTEKLSKSVDGAATTGTDSSINPEDLATQSVRLKEEQLRREEEKLREIELKVQREIAEKRQELLARESQLREIEARMAREASQGEAAEAEQ, from the exons ATGTCGTCCGCCTACAACCCG ATCAAGCTCCGCCGGAAGAAGAATGTCAAGAAGGGTATTCAGTTTTGCTTGATGGTCTGTGGTGCCAGCGGAACTG GCCGCACAACCTTTGTCAACACTCTTTGCGGAAAGCAGGTCCTGCAAGGCAAGGACGCAGACGATGCCACAAACGCTCACCTCGAGGAGGGAGTTCGCATCAAGCCAGTGACAGTCG AGCTTGAATTGGATGACGAGGGCACTCGAATCTCTCTCACGATCGTTGATACCCCGGGTTTTGGTGACCAGATTGACAACGAAGCCAG CTTTGGTGAAATTGTGGGATACCTAGAACGCCAATACGACGACATTCTCGCCGAGGAATCACGAATTAAGCGAAACCCTCGGTTCAGGGATAACCGTGTCCATGTCCTTTTGTACTTCATCACACCAACTGGCCATGGCCTTCGTGAGCTCGATATTGAATTGATGAAGCGTCTCTCCCCGCGTGTGAACGTTATCCCCGTAATCGGAAAGGCCGACTCCCTCACACCTGCAGAACTCGCCGAATCCAAAAAGCTCATCATGGAAGACATTGAGCACTACCGCATTCCTGTTTACAACTTCCCTTACGAtatcgaggaagacgatgaggacaCTGTGGAAGAGAATGCTGAGCTGCGGGGGCTGATGCCATTTGCTATCGTTGGCTCGGATGACTTTGTGGAAATCGACGGCCGCAAGGTGCGGGCCAGACAGTACCCCTGGGGTGTTGTTGAGGTAGAGAACCCCCGGCACTCAGACTTCTTGGCGATCCGGAGTGCCCTTCTCCACAGCCATCTGGCGGATCTGAAGGAGATCACTCATGATTTCCTATATGAGAACTACCGTACCGAGAAGCTTAGCAAGAGCGTTGACGGCGCTGCCAC CACTGGAACCGATTCATCGATCAACCCCGAAGACCTGGCTACTCAATCCGTCCGCCTGAAGGAAGAACAGCTCCgtcgcgaagaagagaagcttCGGGAGATTGAGCTCAAGGTGCAGCGTGAGATTGCTGAGAAGCGCCAGGAGTTGTTGGCTCGTGAGAGTCAACTGAGGGAGATTGAGGCCCGCATGGCCCGCGAAGCAAGCCAGGGagaagccgccgaggccgagCAGTAA